From the genome of Geminocystis herdmanii PCC 6308, one region includes:
- a CDS encoding CPBP family intramembrane glutamic endopeptidase — protein sequence MDEKTLLLDRIKNYPFIIRLGIFILTLGLFWLPFAVPIYYFLGEKDPNFTTIITMAILFVIFLFLVKFWGKYIYQNSHIFKYYGLVNSQKFYQNLFKGLAIGFTFTWLLFTVESLLGWVTFQPPAMAFPRLILEGFISAIAIGFAEELFFRGWLLSELERDFSLSTSAFLSTLMFAIAHFIKPISEIIRTIVTFPALLLLGYTLVVAKRSHQNLLGISIGLHSGLVWGYYVLNVGEMITYLDRVPQWITGIDKNPIAGIMGLVFMSILLYIIKLKK from the coding sequence ATGGATGAAAAAACATTGTTGCTCGATCGAATTAAAAATTATCCGTTTATTATTAGGTTAGGAATATTTATCTTAACTTTAGGTTTATTTTGGCTACCCTTTGCCGTGCCTATTTATTATTTTTTAGGAGAAAAAGACCCCAATTTCACTACTATTATTACTATGGCAATTTTATTTGTCATTTTCTTATTTTTAGTAAAGTTTTGGGGTAAATATATTTATCAAAATTCTCATATTTTTAAATATTATGGTTTAGTTAATAGTCAAAAATTTTATCAAAATTTATTTAAGGGGTTGGCTATAGGGTTTACTTTTACATGGCTATTATTTACCGTAGAAAGTTTATTAGGTTGGGTAACGTTTCAACCTCCTGCTATGGCTTTTCCACGTCTAATTTTAGAGGGTTTTATTAGTGCGATCGCCATTGGATTTGCTGAGGAATTATTTTTTCGGGGTTGGTTATTATCGGAGTTAGAAAGGGATTTTTCTTTATCCACTTCTGCTTTTTTAAGTACCCTAATGTTTGCTATTGCTCACTTTATTAAGCCCATCTCAGAAATTATTAGAACCATAGTTACTTTTCCAGCTTTATTATTATTAGGATATACCCTCGTAGTAGCAAAACGATCGCACCAAAATCTACTTGGTATTAGTATCGGTCTTCACAGTGGTTTAGTTTGGGGTTATTATGTCCTTAATGTCGGAGAAATGATCACTTACCTCGATCGAGTACCTCAATGGATTACAGGTATAGACAAGAATCCGATCGCTGGAATAATGGGATTAGTTTTTATGTCTATTTTACTGTATATTATTAAATTGAAAAAATAG
- a CDS encoding MgtC/SapB family protein, with the protein MLLPLFISAIFGAILGLERELRHKPGGVKTNALVSMASCAFVLIVQQVDVSETARVMTGIIQGVGFIGGGLILKAEKNARNVTGATEIWVSSAMGLACSVGLWRLALALLLLSLIILRTMRLYFNNKNNKSSDISDISD; encoded by the coding sequence ATGTTATTACCGTTATTTATTTCAGCAATTTTTGGGGCAATTTTAGGATTAGAAAGAGAGTTAAGACATAAACCGGGAGGAGTCAAAACTAATGCCTTAGTTTCTATGGCTTCCTGTGCTTTTGTATTAATTGTTCAACAAGTAGATGTTTCTGAAACTGCTAGAGTTATGACGGGAATTATACAAGGTGTCGGTTTTATCGGCGGTGGTTTAATTCTTAAAGCTGAAAAAAATGCTCGAAATGTAACGGGAGCTACAGAAATTTGGGTGTCTTCTGCTATGGGCTTAGCCTGTAGTGTTGGTTTATGGCGTTTAGCTTTAGCCTTACTTTTACTATCTTTAATTATTTTAAGGACAATGAGGCTATATTTTAATAACAAAAATAATAAATCTTCCGATATATCGGATATAAGTGATTAA
- a CDS encoding DUF1822 family protein, producing the protein MTNLSFIDTSIDEIKIQLTDKIKTETWQQTNKLSNEISRFRGYLNLLVRKTFLSWLNLMLDSNFVDNISLEDNLSIWEFTNGNATDIDSSRIVLIPVETQDKTEFSIPEEWLKIPSWVGNYYLPVEVNLEENYLSFWGYTSYQDVLNYGNLDSFNHCVDFPFESLETDLNLICLEYEYGWNSLPQISPLPVLSTIKQQSLIQEIQNYSSPRLLLNFEQWLSLISDNITRHQLFSSRQGVNLNIWLNRQFSSALTKGWQCLDDLQQQFSIPDFSLTPAFSARSISRIDYVKILQENLDEDRFDRAVPFQDRTAINNIFKSIINQGIEDNLKPEIIKILPSFIDKKEDEETRWNAVLALQTLDANHPACAIWQGKIINLETENIALLIGILPKFDQQIDIFIRIYNLSNNSYLPNDLQLQIIDDNNDIFEEINTNNNDAIIQYKFWGNYGESFTLKFRLNDYEKDEYFTI; encoded by the coding sequence ATGACTAATCTTTCTTTTATTGATACTTCCATAGATGAGATAAAAATACAATTAACAGATAAAATTAAAACCGAAACTTGGCAACAAACAAATAAGTTAAGTAATGAAATTAGCCGTTTTCGAGGTTATCTTAATTTGTTAGTTAGAAAAACTTTTCTTTCATGGCTCAATTTAATGTTAGATTCTAATTTTGTTGATAACATTAGTTTAGAAGATAACCTGAGTATTTGGGAATTTACTAATGGTAATGCTACTGATATTGATTCGAGTCGCATTGTTTTAATCCCTGTAGAAACTCAAGATAAAACGGAATTTTCTATCCCCGAAGAATGGTTAAAAATTCCTTCTTGGGTAGGTAATTACTATCTCCCTGTGGAAGTAAATTTAGAAGAAAATTATTTGAGTTTTTGGGGTTACACTTCCTATCAAGATGTCTTAAATTATGGTAATTTAGATTCTTTTAATCATTGTGTTGATTTTCCTTTTGAGTCTTTAGAAACTGACTTAAATTTAATCTGTTTAGAATATGAATATGGTTGGAATTCTCTTCCTCAAATTTCCCCTTTACCTGTTTTATCAACTATAAAGCAACAGAGTTTAATTCAAGAAATTCAAAACTATTCCTCTCCTCGTTTATTGCTTAATTTTGAACAATGGTTAAGCCTAATCAGTGATAATATTACTCGTCATCAGTTATTTTCTTCTCGTCAAGGTGTGAATTTAAATATCTGGTTGAATCGTCAATTTTCTTCGGCTTTAACTAAGGGATGGCAATGTTTAGATGATTTACAACAACAATTTTCTATTCCAGATTTTTCCTTAACTCCTGCTTTTTCAGCTCGATCGATTTCTAGGATAGATTATGTTAAAATTTTACAAGAAAATCTCGATGAAGATAGGTTCGATCGAGCAGTGCCGTTTCAAGATCGAACTGCAATTAATAACATATTTAAAAGTATTATTAACCAAGGAATTGAAGATAATTTAAAACCAGAAATTATTAAAATTTTACCTAGTTTTATTGACAAGAAAGAAGATGAAGAAACTCGCTGGAATGCAGTTTTAGCCTTACAAACATTAGATGCTAATCATCCTGCTTGTGCTATTTGGCAAGGAAAAATTATCAATTTAGAGACAGAAAATATTGCTTTATTAATCGGTATTTTACCTAAATTTGATCAGCAAATTGATATTTTTATTAGAATTTATAACCTAAGTAATAATAGTTATTTACCAAATGACTTACAGTTACAAATAATCGATGATAATAACGACATTTTTGAAGAAATTAACACAAATAATAATGATGCTATTATTCAATATAAATTCTGGGGTAACTATGGCGAAAGTTTTACCCTCAAATTTAGATTAAATGATTACGAAAAAGATGAATATTTCACTATTTAA
- the aroA gene encoding 3-phosphoshikimate 1-carboxyvinyltransferase: MINLIKTNEHHQLIIEKKANSLHGTITIPGDKSISHRALMLGAIASGETTIEGLLLGEDPRSTAKCFEAMGAQISELNSKKVTVTGIGQKTLQEPLNVLDAGNSGTTMRLMLGLLAAQPRKFFTVTGDDSLRSRPMARVIKPLQDMGALIYGRNDNKNAPLAVIGQKLKSIHYYSPVASAQVKSCILLAGLMTEGKTTVTEPALSRDHSERMLRSFGATLEIDTDTHSVTIEGGAKLQGQTVIVPGDISSAAFWLVAGAITPNAELIIENVGINPTRTGILEALEMMNADITLENQRETAGEPVADLRVKSSKLKACTIEGAIIPRLIDEIPILAVAACFAEGTTVIKDAEELRVKESDRLAVMATELNKMGANIVELPDGLEINGGVTLKGSTMDSYTDHRIAMSLAIAGLNAQGKTIINRAEAASISYPTFVDTLIKIVS, from the coding sequence GTGATTAATCTTATTAAAACCAACGAACATCATCAATTAATTATTGAAAAAAAAGCCAATTCTTTACATGGTACAATCACTATTCCGGGGGATAAATCTATCTCCCATCGTGCTTTAATGTTAGGTGCGATCGCATCTGGAGAAACGACGATCGAAGGTTTATTATTAGGAGAAGACCCTCGTAGTACAGCAAAATGTTTTGAGGCAATGGGGGCGCAAATTTCCGAGTTAAACAGCAAAAAAGTGACAGTGACAGGAATCGGACAAAAAACATTACAAGAACCTTTAAACGTTTTAGATGCAGGAAACTCAGGCACAACCATGCGTTTAATGTTGGGATTGTTAGCGGCACAACCTCGCAAATTTTTCACCGTCACAGGAGATGACTCCCTCCGAAGTCGCCCCATGGCAAGGGTAATCAAACCATTACAAGACATGGGCGCATTAATTTACGGCAGAAATGACAACAAAAACGCACCCCTAGCAGTTATCGGGCAAAAACTCAAATCCATTCACTACTATTCCCCCGTCGCTTCCGCCCAAGTCAAATCTTGTATCCTTTTAGCAGGGTTGATGACAGAAGGCAAAACCACTGTCACTGAACCAGCTTTGTCGAGAGATCATAGTGAAAGAATGTTACGATCGTTCGGTGCTACCCTCGAAATTGATACAGATACCCATAGCGTCACCATTGAAGGCGGAGCAAAATTACAAGGGCAAACAGTAATAGTACCCGGTGATATTAGTTCAGCCGCATTTTGGTTAGTAGCAGGAGCAATTACACCCAATGCCGAGTTAATCATCGAAAATGTTGGTATAAACCCGACTCGCACGGGCATTTTAGAAGCATTGGAGATGATGAATGCAGACATCACCCTCGAAAACCAACGGGAAACCGCAGGAGAACCCGTAGCCGATTTAAGGGTAAAATCAAGTAAACTGAAGGCTTGTACCATCGAAGGTGCAATCATTCCTCGTTTAATCGATGAAATTCCTATCCTTGCCGTGGCTGCTTGTTTTGCAGAAGGTACAACTGTTATCAAAGATGCTGAAGAATTGCGCGTCAAAGAAAGCGATCGACTGGCGGTAATGGCGACAGAATTGAATAAAATGGGCGCCAATATTGTTGAATTACCAGACGGTTTAGAAATTAATGGCGGTGTCACCCTCAAAGGTTCGACCATGGACAGTTATACTGATCATCGTATAGCTATGAGTTTAGCCATTGCAGGTTTAAATGCCCAGGGCAAAACCATTATCAACCGTGCCGAAGCTGCCTCAATTTCTTATCCTACTTTTGTAGATACATTAATTAAAATAGTCTCTTAA
- a CDS encoding PspA/IM30 family protein: MGIFDRISRVVRANVNDMIDKAEDPEKVLEQSIREMGDDLVKMRQAVAQAIASQKRTEQQYQKNMSEANTWQQRAQLALTKGEEGLAREALVRKKTHADTAASLKAQLDGQVGQIDSLRRNLTALESKISEAKTKKDMLKARFSAAKANKQIQESMSSIQSSSAMSAFERMEDKVMQIEAESQSVGELAGMGEDVKWAQLEGGTAVDDELAALKAQLSGTPQPSALPPSTTTSTPSTSTPVSAVDDELEQLRQQLNKGY, from the coding sequence ATGGGAATATTCGATCGCATCAGTAGAGTAGTACGAGCTAACGTCAACGACATGATTGATAAAGCTGAAGATCCAGAAAAAGTATTAGAACAAAGTATTCGAGAAATGGGTGATGATCTCGTTAAAATGCGTCAAGCAGTAGCACAGGCGATCGCATCCCAAAAAAGAACCGAACAACAGTATCAAAAAAATATGTCCGAAGCCAATACATGGCAACAACGGGCGCAATTAGCTTTAACCAAAGGTGAAGAAGGTTTAGCCAGAGAAGCCTTAGTGCGGAAAAAAACCCATGCCGACACTGCCGCCAGTCTAAAAGCTCAATTAGACGGGCAAGTAGGGCAAATTGACTCTTTACGCCGTAACCTCACCGCCCTAGAGAGTAAAATTTCTGAGGCAAAAACTAAAAAGGATATGCTCAAAGCTCGATTTAGTGCCGCTAAAGCCAATAAACAAATCCAAGAGAGCATGAGTAGTATTCAAAGTAGTTCAGCTATGTCTGCTTTTGAACGCATGGAAGACAAAGTAATGCAAATCGAAGCCGAATCCCAATCCGTAGGAGAATTAGCGGGAATGGGAGAAGATGTAAAATGGGCGCAATTAGAAGGTGGCACTGCCGTTGACGATGAATTAGCCGCTTTAAAAGCTCAATTATCAGGCACTCCCCAACCTAGTGCATTACCCCCTAGTACCACTACTTCAACTCCCTCTACTTCAACTCCTGTGAGCGCTGTTGATGACGAATTAGAGCAATTGAGACAACAATTAAATAAAGGCTATTAA
- the aroB gene encoding 3-dehydroquinate synthase: MESIIPVSLPNNSYNIHIASHGLSTLGERIKELNLGKKILVVSNPEIFDYYGDIAVKSLENAGFTVNYHLIPAGENYKTLEYLAKIYDSALKFSLERNSTLLALGGGVVGDMTGFAAATWLRGINFVQVPTSLLAMVDASVGGKTGVNHPQGKNLIGAFYQPKLVLIDPTVLKTLLDREFRAGMAEVIKYGVIWDKTLFEALEDANNLDSLNNFDEMLLNDILVRSCHAKAEVVSQDEKEGGLRAILNYGHTIGHVIESLTNYETFVHGEAVAIGMVTAGNLAVKMGLWSASEAKRQDLLIEKTGLPTAIPANLDVESAIAHLQTDKKVQAGKVRFILPSSIGKVIITDQVTDDLLRTELNK, translated from the coding sequence ATGGAATCAATTATACCTGTATCTTTGCCCAACAATTCCTATAATATTCACATCGCTAGTCATGGCTTATCAACTCTAGGAGAAAGAATCAAAGAGTTGAATTTAGGGAAAAAAATTTTAGTAGTATCAAATCCCGAAATCTTCGATTACTATGGAGATATTGCCGTCAAATCTTTAGAAAACGCAGGTTTCACTGTCAATTATCACCTAATTCCTGCGGGGGAAAATTATAAAACCCTAGAATATTTAGCTAAAATCTATGATAGCGCCCTCAAGTTTTCTTTAGAACGCAACTCGACTTTATTGGCTTTAGGAGGAGGTGTGGTGGGAGATATGACAGGATTTGCGGCGGCGACTTGGTTAAGGGGAATTAATTTTGTACAAGTGCCAACTTCTCTTTTAGCGATGGTGGATGCCTCCGTTGGCGGTAAAACAGGAGTGAATCATCCTCAAGGCAAAAATTTAATTGGCGCTTTTTATCAACCCAAATTAGTATTAATTGATCCTACAGTTTTGAAAACATTGCTCGATCGAGAGTTTAGGGCTGGTATGGCGGAAGTCATTAAATATGGAGTAATTTGGGATAAAACTCTTTTTGAAGCCCTTGAAGACGCAAATAACCTTGATAGCTTAAATAATTTTGATGAGATGCTATTAAATGATATTTTAGTTCGTTCTTGTCACGCAAAAGCCGAAGTCGTCAGTCAGGATGAGAAGGAGGGAGGATTAAGAGCTATTTTAAATTACGGACACACCATAGGTCATGTTATCGAAAGTTTAACGAATTACGAGACTTTTGTTCACGGGGAGGCGGTAGCTATCGGTATGGTAACGGCGGGTAACTTGGCGGTTAAAATGGGTTTATGGAGTGCATCGGAGGCAAAAAGGCAAGATTTATTAATCGAAAAAACTGGTTTACCAACGGCTATTCCTGCTAATTTGGATGTGGAAAGTGCCATTGCCCATTTACAAACCGATAAAAAAGTTCAAGCTGGAAAGGTGCGTTTTATCTTACCTAGTTCGATCGGTAAAGTGATTATAACAGATCAAGTTACCGATGATTTATTAAGAACAGAATTGAATAAATAA
- a CDS encoding GAF domain-containing sensor histidine kinase: MRKPLFCIWNNESIQLRENKRISAIQNLNLSQEKIIPVFEEATQTVANCLNISVSCLGLLLETEYQIKSVYGLSNLGLMNTIAKTRKISRDDAFATHVIDSESYLVMENTLNDSFFSRAILTQHYGIVSYLGVPLTLFNGVCIGCLEVMDTTARKFTTQEINFMVITARWCMAEYERNLLTTSNNNVAQYLNNAQHINQSSLTKKVANISPISSVIPQNNNNDQEKYIKLLSYQLLNKLTQKLSIPLTSVIGMSSVLKQEIYGKLNSKQLEYLQIIHDSGQEMVTLVNEINKLATFNAEVNLEYVPVDLENLGKQVLKSLETIAHSRDHTLILSIEPGQKVWKLDREKVKKTLYYLLITIIESSRTGSEIQVHISKKKEYLKINCRVTHPWLGEGISSEKISLYQEVLNNYYNLSLDNKLNKKTSKQNTYEYDLICLLFSGYLAHLQAGDISLQGSSESGYRFIISIPIQ, encoded by the coding sequence ATGAGAAAACCTCTATTTTGTATTTGGAATAACGAGTCAATTCAGTTAAGAGAAAATAAGAGAATTTCGGCGATTCAAAATCTTAATCTATCACAGGAAAAAATCATCCCTGTTTTTGAAGAAGCCACTCAAACTGTGGCAAATTGTCTTAATATTTCCGTATCTTGTTTAGGTTTATTATTAGAAACCGAATATCAGATTAAATCAGTCTATGGGTTATCAAATTTAGGTTTAATGAATACCATCGCCAAAACCAGAAAAATTAGTCGAGACGATGCTTTTGCTACCCATGTGATTGATTCTGAAAGTTATTTAGTCATGGAAAATACCTTAAATGACTCTTTTTTTTCAAGGGCAATTTTAACTCAACACTACGGTATTGTTTCTTATTTAGGTGTACCTTTAACTCTATTTAATGGGGTGTGTATTGGTTGTTTAGAAGTGATGGATACAACAGCGAGAAAATTTACAACTCAAGAGATTAATTTCATGGTGATAACCGCCAGATGGTGTATGGCAGAATATGAAAGAAATTTATTAACGACTTCTAACAATAATGTTGCTCAATATTTGAATAATGCACAACATATTAATCAAAGTAGCTTAACAAAAAAAGTTGCTAATATTTCCCCTATCTCATCAGTTATACCTCAAAATAATAATAATGATCAAGAAAAATATATTAAATTATTAAGTTATCAATTACTCAATAAATTAACTCAAAAATTATCTATTCCCCTTACTTCTGTCATCGGAATGTCTAGTGTATTAAAGCAAGAAATTTACGGAAAACTTAACTCTAAACAATTAGAGTATTTACAAATTATCCATGATAGTGGACAAGAAATGGTGACTTTAGTCAATGAAATTAATAAATTAGCTACTTTTAACGCAGAAGTTAACCTAGAATATGTCCCTGTGGATTTAGAAAATTTAGGTAAACAAGTTCTTAAAAGTTTAGAAACCATTGCCCATAGCCGTGATCATACTTTAATATTATCGATCGAACCGGGGCAAAAAGTCTGGAAGCTCGATCGAGAAAAAGTCAAAAAAACCTTATATTATCTTCTAATTACTATCATTGAATCATCAAGAACAGGGAGTGAAATACAAGTTCATATCTCGAAAAAAAAGGAATATTTAAAAATTAATTGTCGAGTAACTCATCCTTGGTTAGGGGAAGGTATTTCCTCTGAAAAAATAAGCCTTTATCAAGAGGTATTAAATAATTATTATAACTTATCTTTAGACAATAAATTAAACAAAAAAACCAGTAAACAAAATACTTATGAATATGATCTAATTTGCCTTTTATTTAGTGGTTATTTAGCCCATCTTCAAGCAGGAGATATTTCCTTACAGGGTTCGTCAGAATCAGGGTATCGTTTTATTATTTCTATACCCATACAATAG
- the proA gene encoding glutamate-5-semialdehyde dehydrogenase, protein MSELQKIAQKNQVAARELAILSEKDRNEALSSMAFALEKHQKEIITANEADCREAVGVISAPLYARLKMGEFKLKSAIAGVRDVAKLTDPLAMVSLKRELDEGLILQRISCPLGVLGVIFEARPDALIQITSLAIKSGNGVILKGGKEALQTCTTLVKIIQDALKETKVNPNVIQLLTTREEIKELLSLDNYVDLIIPRGSNEFVRYVQDNTKIPVLGHADGICHLFIDSDADLDKAINIAVDAKTQYPAACNAIETLLIHHDIAEKFLPSIAQALTEKGVELRGDEATQKIIICNPATEEDWKTEYSDLILSIKIVDDLSSSIEHINYYGSKHTDAIVTNNQQNAEIFMNKVDSAGVYHNCSTRFADGFRYGFGAEVGISTQKMPPRGPVGLDGLVTYKYKLVGNGQIAATYSGDNPKPFTHVDISE, encoded by the coding sequence ATGTCGGAATTACAAAAAATCGCCCAAAAAAACCAAGTTGCTGCCAGAGAATTGGCGATATTGTCTGAGAAAGATAGAAATGAGGCTCTAAGCTCGATGGCATTTGCCCTCGAAAAACATCAAAAAGAAATTATTACAGCGAATGAAGCGGATTGTCGTGAAGCGGTCGGGGTAATTTCTGCACCTCTCTATGCTCGTTTAAAAATGGGAGAATTTAAGTTAAAAAGTGCGATCGCAGGAGTGCGAGATGTGGCAAAATTAACTGATCCTCTTGCGATGGTATCCTTAAAAAGAGAGTTAGATGAGGGGTTAATTTTACAACGCATTAGTTGCCCTTTGGGAGTCTTAGGAGTCATTTTTGAAGCGCGCCCCGATGCCTTAATTCAGATTACCAGTTTAGCCATCAAGTCAGGTAATGGCGTTATTTTGAAGGGAGGAAAGGAAGCTCTCCAAACTTGCACAACTTTAGTTAAGATTATTCAAGATGCCCTCAAGGAAACGAAAGTTAACCCCAACGTCATACAGTTGTTAACCACCAGAGAAGAAATTAAAGAATTGTTATCACTGGATAACTATGTGGATTTGATTATACCTCGTGGCTCGAATGAATTTGTCCGCTATGTGCAGGATAACACCAAAATTCCCGTTTTAGGACACGCTGACGGTATTTGTCATCTGTTTATTGACTCTGACGCTGATTTAGACAAGGCGATTAATATTGCTGTTGATGCAAAAACTCAGTATCCTGCCGCTTGTAATGCGATCGAGACTTTATTAATTCATCATGATATAGCCGAAAAATTCTTACCAAGTATTGCCCAAGCATTAACAGAGAAAGGTGTGGAGTTAAGAGGAGATGAAGCTACCCAAAAAATTATTATCTGTAATCCTGCCACAGAGGAAGACTGGAAAACAGAATATAGTGATTTGATTCTATCGATTAAAATTGTCGATGATTTAAGCAGTTCGATCGAACATATTAACTATTATGGCTCAAAACATACCGATGCGATCGTGACGAATAATCAACAAAATGCTGAAATCTTCATGAATAAAGTGGATTCCGCTGGAGTATATCATAACTGTTCCACTCGTTTCGCCGATGGATTCCGTTATGGATTTGGAGCGGAAGTAGGTATAAGTACTCAAAAAATGCCCCCCAGAGGACCTGTGGGTTTAGATGGTTTAGTTACCTACAAATATAAATTAGTGGGCAATGGACAAATTGCGGCAACCTACAGCGGTGATAATCCTAAACCTTTTACTCATGTAGATATATCTGAGTGA
- the hemC gene encoding hydroxymethylbilane synthase has product MTATIENERTIVIGTRKSQLALVQTYWVKKELESRFSDVEFEVEKMSTQGDKILDVALAKIGDKGLFTKELELGMINNEVDFAVHSLKDLPTNLPDGLMLGCVTQRVNPADALVVNEKHKDKQLDTLPEGSVIGTSSLRRLAQLRHHFPHLTFKDVRGNVNTRLAKLDAGEYDGIILAVAGLERLDMGDRVHQVIPPEISLHAVGQGALGIECRVGDESVLQIIKTLEDADSRDCTMAERSFLRVLEGGCQVPIGVNSKIEGDKLTLTGMVASLDGKQLLKDSVTGDRTNPEEIGSQLAEKLKQQGAGEILATIIAEVR; this is encoded by the coding sequence ATGACCGCAACTATTGAAAATGAACGTACTATAGTAATTGGAACGAGAAAAAGTCAACTAGCATTAGTACAAACTTATTGGGTAAAAAAAGAATTAGAAAGTCGCTTCAGTGATGTAGAGTTTGAAGTGGAAAAAATGAGTACTCAAGGGGATAAAATCCTTGATGTGGCTTTAGCAAAAATTGGTGACAAGGGTTTATTCACCAAAGAATTAGAGTTAGGAATGATTAACAATGAAGTGGACTTTGCGGTACACTCCTTGAAAGATTTACCGACTAACCTGCCCGATGGTTTAATGTTAGGTTGTGTTACCCAGAGAGTTAACCCTGCCGATGCTTTAGTTGTCAATGAAAAACATAAAGATAAACAATTAGACACCCTTCCCGAAGGTTCGGTAATTGGTACATCGTCTTTACGTCGTCTTGCTCAATTACGTCACCATTTCCCCCATTTAACTTTTAAAGATGTGCGAGGAAATGTGAATACCCGTCTTGCCAAATTAGACGCTGGAGAATATGATGGTATTATTCTTGCCGTTGCAGGTTTAGAAAGATTAGATATGGGAGATCGAGTTCATCAAGTAATTCCCCCTGAGATTTCCCTCCATGCAGTAGGGCAAGGTGCTTTGGGTATCGAATGCCGTGTAGGCGATGAATCTGTGCTACAAATTATCAAAACTCTGGAAGATGCTGATAGTCGTGATTGTACTATGGCAGAACGTTCTTTCTTGAGAGTCTTAGAAGGGGGTTGTCAAGTACCTATCGGGGTTAATAGTAAGATTGAAGGTGATAAGCTGACTTTAACGGGAATGGTGGCTAGTTTAGATGGTAAACAATTACTTAAAGATAGTGTAACTGGCGATCGAACCAATCCTGAAGAAATTGGCTCACAATTAGCTGAAAAATTGAAACAGCAAGGTGCAGGAGAAATCTTGGCGACGATTATCGCTGAAGTGAGATAA